A genomic stretch from Hemicordylus capensis ecotype Gifberg chromosome 1, rHemCap1.1.pri, whole genome shotgun sequence includes:
- the MOB2 gene encoding MOB kinase activator 2 isoform X3: MDWLMGKSKGKPNGKKPAPEEKKLYLEPEYTKSRITDFEFKELVMLPREIDLNEWLASNTTTFFHHINLQYSTISEFCTGESCQTMAVCNTQYYWYDERGKKIKCTAPQYVDFVMSSVQKLVTDEDVFPTKYGKEFPNSFESLVKKICKYLFHVLAHIYSSHFKETLALELHGHLNTLYIHFILFIREFNLVDPKETTIMDDLTEVLCSSSGSSSSNGSGNGSGGSSSSGSSTGAQNHVKER, from the exons GAAATCCAAGGGGAAACCGAATGGTAAAAAGCCAGCACCAGAAGAAAAGAAACTTTACCTAGAGCCAGAATACACGAAGTCCAGAATTACTGACTTTGAATTCAAAGAGTTAGTAATGTTACCACGTGAAATAGACCTTAATGAGTGGTTAGCCAGCAATA caacAACCTTTTTCCACCACATCAATTTACAGTATAGTACAATCTCTGAATTTTGTACAGGAGAGTCGTGTCAGACCATGGCGGTGTGCAATAC ACAATACTACTGGTATgatgagaggggaaagaagatcAAGTGTACTGCTCCTCAGTATGTTGACTTCGTCATGAGTTCTGTGCAGAAGCTAGTGACTGATGAGGATGTCTTTCCTACAAAATATG GCAAGGAATTCCCCAACTCCTTTGAATCCTTAGTGAAGAAGATCTGCAAgtacctgttccatgtgctggCCCACATCTATTCCTCACACTTTAAGGAAACGCTGGCACTGGAGCTGCATGGACATCTGAACACACTCTACATTCACTTCATCTTATTCATCAGGGAGTTCAACCTGGTAGACCCTAAAGAAACCACCATCATGGATGACCTCACGGAGGTCCTCTGTAGCAgcagtgggagcagcagcagtaatggGAGCGGCaatggtagtggtggcagcagcagcagtggcagcagcacaggagcacAGAACCACGTGAAGGAGAGATGA
- the MOB2 gene encoding MOB kinase activator 2 isoform X2 produces MRLKRNGSYTLNRKSKGKPNGKKPAPEEKKLYLEPEYTKSRITDFEFKELVMLPREIDLNEWLASNTTTFFHHINLQYSTISEFCTGESCQTMAVCNTQYYWYDERGKKIKCTAPQYVDFVMSSVQKLVTDEDVFPTKYGKEFPNSFESLVKKICKYLFHVLAHIYSSHFKETLALELHGHLNTLYIHFILFIREFNLVDPKETTIMDDLTEVLCSSSGSSSSNGSGNGSGGSSSSGSSTGAQNHVKER; encoded by the exons GAAATCCAAGGGGAAACCGAATGGTAAAAAGCCAGCACCAGAAGAAAAGAAACTTTACCTAGAGCCAGAATACACGAAGTCCAGAATTACTGACTTTGAATTCAAAGAGTTAGTAATGTTACCACGTGAAATAGACCTTAATGAGTGGTTAGCCAGCAATA caacAACCTTTTTCCACCACATCAATTTACAGTATAGTACAATCTCTGAATTTTGTACAGGAGAGTCGTGTCAGACCATGGCGGTGTGCAATAC ACAATACTACTGGTATgatgagaggggaaagaagatcAAGTGTACTGCTCCTCAGTATGTTGACTTCGTCATGAGTTCTGTGCAGAAGCTAGTGACTGATGAGGATGTCTTTCCTACAAAATATG GCAAGGAATTCCCCAACTCCTTTGAATCCTTAGTGAAGAAGATCTGCAAgtacctgttccatgtgctggCCCACATCTATTCCTCACACTTTAAGGAAACGCTGGCACTGGAGCTGCATGGACATCTGAACACACTCTACATTCACTTCATCTTATTCATCAGGGAGTTCAACCTGGTAGACCCTAAAGAAACCACCATCATGGATGACCTCACGGAGGTCCTCTGTAGCAgcagtgggagcagcagcagtaatggGAGCGGCaatggtagtggtggcagcagcagcagtggcagcagcacaggagcacAGAACCACGTGAAGGAGAGATGA